The following nucleotide sequence is from Roseivirga sp. BDSF3-8.
ATGCATGTAGCGGTACCTCTACACGCTTTTTTGACCGCTCAGACGCCGGCGATTCGAACGTTTCTCAATGGCGCTGGGAGGTAGAGAGTCAGGACGACGAAGTTATTACCTACCTGGAGCCATCTCCCGAGCATATTTTCACCAACCCAGGTACCTACGGGGTAAAGCTGGTGGTTACAAATGATGCAGGCTGCGCCGATTCTCTTACTCAAAATGTAACGGTACTGCCTGCTCCCCAGGTGGCATTTGATATAATAGAAGACTGCCCGGGAGATGCCACGCAGTTTTTTGATCGTACCACCACAGATCCCTCCACTTCTCTCACAGGCAGATTGTGGATTATCAACGGGAGGCTTTTTAATGAGCAAAATCCGCGCGTAGTATTTAGCGAACCCGGCACCTATGATGTAACGCTGAGTGTAGATGCAGACAATGCCTGTTCAGCCACCGTCACAAGGCAGGTAGTCATAGCAGATGTGCCGAATATAGACTTCAGCCTTTCATCAACCTGCAGTGGCCAGCCGGTAACCTTAGAGGCAGAATTTCCTGACGGGGTAAACCCTCTGAACCTTGAATGGGACGTACAGGGAGTAGGCACCAGTGATACCCCCGGTCCTGTTTTTACCTTTCCAGACGCAGGGGATTATACCATCACCTTGTCGGCCACTTTACCACGAGGCTGTGTTATAAGCCGCAGCCGGACCGTATCTATCGTACCAGCTCCGCAGGCTGCTTTCTCCTATTTTCCTACTGAAGGAAGGCCACCCTTATCGGTGAGGTTCTTTAACAGCAGTACCGGAGCTATTTCATATGAGTGGTACATTAACGGAACCCGCTTTTCTGTAGAAGAAGAGCCTGTCTACACCCTTACTGAAGAAGGTCTGAATACTATCACCCTGGTAGCTATTAATGGAAGTGGCTGTACCGACAGCCTTAGCCGGGCCGTACAGGTGATAGATCCAGCACGGGACCTGAAGGTACGATCAGTATCACTTGCGGATAACTCAGATGGAAGTGCAGGTATAAATATTGAAGTGTATAACAACAGCCAGCTACCTGCAGAGTCTCCCGAAATACTAATAGAGACTGCGAGTCTTTCCCTATCCATCACCTGGGAGGGCACGATCAGCCCGGGCGAGACTACCACGATAGTGCCATCCATCAGCCTGAACCCCAGAACACTGTCGGCAACAGATTACGTTTGTGCAACAGTCTCCCAACCGGGTTTTACTGATTTGAGCCCGGGAGACAACTCGGCCTGTCTGCCTTTACAAGAGGAAATAATATTTATTCCTCCATCACCCAATCCTGCCGGAAATGAGGTTATCGCAGGCCTGATCTCAATGGAAAACAGCAAGGTAAGCATCAGTATAATAAATAGTAAGGGGGCTGTAATGGCAGTTGTCAACGAACAGGTTGATCAGGGGCGAAATCTATTCAAAATAGCCACCAGTGACTACGCTCCCGGCATCTATTACCTGCAAATGCAAACTAAGAACCTTAAACGTACGTTCAAAGTAATGGTATATAGGTAGGCAGTTCATTTGAGAGTGGAGCCAGCAATTTACCCCAAAAATTATTTGTTAACATTAAGGTAATATGGCTTCATTTTAAAATAAAATGAAGAAACACTATCTTTGCGCCGAATTTTATTCCGAAAAAACAATGACTAATGGCGGCAACAGTTAAGCTTGACAAAATAGACCGTAAAATACTCGAGATACTACAGAACAATGGTCGTATCACGAATGCCCAGCTATCAAAGGAGATAGGCCTTTCTCCGGCCCCTACTCTCGAAAGGGTAAAGAAGCTCGAGAACAGCGGCATCATCAAGAGCTACCATGCCAAACTGGACATGGAAAAGATCGGGCTTGGCGTCAGCACATTTGTGCACGTGAGCCTCAAAGGCCATAACAAAGAAAATATTGATGTTTTCATAAAGGAAATTAACCAGATCGAAGAAGTGATCGAGTGTCATCACATAACTGGTTCCGGTGACTTTTTCCTTAAGATAATTGCCAAAGACATCGTTTCTTATCAGAAACTAATGCTTGAAAAGGTATCTGAGATAGAAGTAGTAGACAATCTGCAGACCATGGTGATTCTGTCTACTTTCAAGGACAGCAAGGCACTGCCTGTTCCCTGATAACCTCTATTTCGCCGTAGATAATTTGGCTGCTCTACTTTAAGAGCAGCCTTTTTTATGCGGCAAACCCATCTGCAGCCCAGCGGATAGCAAGACTTATGATAGCTGCAATGGCTGCAATGATGAGGATAAAGGTCAGCAATAGCACAATCAGTATACCTATCCCTGACCCTTTATGCTTTCCCTCGTTATAGTACTCCCTCAATAGGCGTATGTTACGCGTATTGGCTTTATATACAAAGTCAAAAATGTTTCCCAGCACGGGTACACTCCCTACGATGAAGTCCAGCAGTACATTACCGGTCATTTTAAGCAGTACCTTGCCGCTTACTCCCGTGCGGGCAGCCTGCACCACCAGCAGTGATGATATAATGAACGAGACTCCATCACCCAGTACCGGCAATAAACCGAGTATAGGGTCCAGCCCGAAACGAAATTTTGTACCTGGCAGCCGGTACTTGGAGTCGAGGAAGTAGGCCACCTTTTCTGCCCATTCCAGTTGCCTTAATCGTTGCGTTTTTGTCATGTGTATAGTTAAAAAAGTGAACCAGTCTCACTATTCTGAAAAATATGTTTTAAAATAGCCCTGCCGGAAGCTTTCAATAAAGTACACGACCATGAAAGACCAACAGACCCTGATACTAGATAGCAATAAGATCGAAAAGATTGTCAAGCGCATTGCTTTTCAGATATATGAGAATAACGCTGTAGAGACTGACCTGTTTATTGCCGGTATCTGGGACCGTGGGTATCACCTTGCCGAAATGATGGCCAGAGAGCTAACGGAGATAAGCCCGATAAAAACTCATCTGCTACGTATCGATATTGATAAGCAGGATCCGGTGTCTTCTGAAGTAAAAATGGATAAGCCTGTAACTACGGTGGAAAACCAGCGGGTAATTCTGGTAGATGACGTGTTGAACACCGGCCGAACGTTGTTTTACGCATTGGAGCCATTTATGAATATCAGCCTCCAAAAACTGGAGATTGCTGTCTTGGTAAACAGAAGCCATGCCTGCTTTGGCGTCTATCCGCAGTACACAGGTTATGAGCTTGCCACCACATTGGAAGAGCATATTCATGTGTCATTTGAAGAAGAACCAAAAGGTGTTTTCTTAAGATAAGTGGCATTAAAATACTGGTATAACCAAAGGGAACATTGATTTTTCAAAAATCCGGCTATATTACAATCAGTCTATAGGGGTATTTTTAGCCAAATGGAATATTGAATAATCCACTCATAATGGCTGGCAATTTGCCTGAAACCTCCCAAAGGGAAGCTGATTTGATCTTTACCTAAGGCTTCAATCCAGGGCCACTATTTAGCTAACAGACTGATAAACAATTTCTCACGAGAGGAAGACATAGCTCCAAATGCTCATGTTACATCTGTTTTTTTCGGAGGGAAAAAAGTGAAAAAATTGCTTGCCAGTCGAAGTAAATCGAATAATTTGGCATCCAGTTTATTGCTTTTTTTCCAGCAATAGTTTTCCTATTTTACATAAGGCCTACTAATTATCCTATAATGAACGTGAGTTCCCAAGCCG
It contains:
- a CDS encoding Lrp/AsnC family transcriptional regulator, producing the protein MAATVKLDKIDRKILEILQNNGRITNAQLSKEIGLSPAPTLERVKKLENSGIIKSYHAKLDMEKIGLGVSTFVHVSLKGHNKENIDVFIKEINQIEEVIECHHITGSGDFFLKIIAKDIVSYQKLMLEKVSEIEVVDNLQTMVILSTFKDSKALPVP
- a CDS encoding DUF4112 domain-containing protein, which translates into the protein MTKTQRLRQLEWAEKVAYFLDSKYRLPGTKFRFGLDPILGLLPVLGDGVSFIISSLLVVQAARTGVSGKVLLKMTGNVLLDFIVGSVPVLGNIFDFVYKANTRNIRLLREYYNEGKHKGSGIGILIVLLLTFILIIAAIAAIISLAIRWAADGFAA
- a CDS encoding phosphoribosyltransferase family protein; this translates as MKDQQTLILDSNKIEKIVKRIAFQIYENNAVETDLFIAGIWDRGYHLAEMMARELTEISPIKTHLLRIDIDKQDPVSSEVKMDKPVTTVENQRVILVDDVLNTGRTLFYALEPFMNISLQKLEIAVLVNRSHACFGVYPQYTGYELATTLEEHIHVSFEEEPKGVFLR